A DNA window from Euwallacea fornicatus isolate EFF26 chromosome 17, ASM4011564v1, whole genome shotgun sequence contains the following coding sequences:
- the LOC136344412 gene encoding uncharacterized protein isoform X1, translating into MSINRKIFALVVLLACSFQHAESACERSAILLGAEDVCWGSTVKVVDRIQYTTKSVLNFAKEKLGLDKDEPFNPQQCDYYQCIFKQMKLLNENGYPNYEKMVDWVDKNVIYNHAKTQYDLLKQCNRDLTDSIESDTYFSGSSSSKSVEGLKLQNKCEVSQEFMKCIANNTQVIRRSIKILNFN; encoded by the exons ATGTCCATAAACAGGAAGATATTTGCTTTGGTCGTGTTGTTGGCGTGTAGTTTTCAA CATGCTGAATCTGCCTGCGAAAGATCAGCAATTCTTCTGGGCGCTGAAGATGTTTGCTGGGGAAGTACTGTGAAGGTAGTCGACCGGATTCAATACACCACTAAAAGCGTGCTTAATTTCGCTAAGGAGAAGCTGGGATTGGACAAGGACGAACCGTTCAATCCCCAACaa TGCGACTATTACCAATGCATTTTCAAGCAAATGAAGTTG cTAAATGAGAACGGATATCccaattatgaaaaaatggtcGACTGGGTCGACAAAAACGTGATTTATAATCATGCGAAGACCCAATATGATTTGCTCAAGCAATGCAATAGGGACTTAACTGATAGCATAG aGTCTGATACCTATTTTTCTGGAAGCTCTTCGTCTAAAAGTGTAG AAGGATTAAAACTGCAGAACAAGTGCGAGGTCTCCCAGGAATTTATGAAATGCATTGCAAATAATACTCAGGTGATACGacgttcaattaaaattttgaattttaactaA
- the RpS24 gene encoding small ribosomal subunit protein eS24 isoform X3, which translates to MTEGTATVRTRKFMSNRLLCRKQMVVDVLHPGQPSVKKIDIREKLAKMYKVTPDVVFVFGFRTNFGGGKSTGFALIYDTLDFAKKFEPKHRLQRHGLFEKKQQTRKQRKERKNRMKKVRGTKKSKVGAAAKK; encoded by the exons atg ACGGAAGGAACTGCTACAGTCCGAACCAGAAAGTTCATGAGCAACAGGCTGCTATGCCGCAAGCAAATGGTCGTGGACGTTCTACACCCTGGTCAACCCTCAGTCAAGAAAATTGATATCCGGGAGAAATTGGCCAAGATGTACAAA GTGACCCCCGATGTAGTCTTTGTATTTGGTTTCCGAACCAATTTTGGTGGTGGCAAATCTACAGGCTTTGCCCTCATTTATGACACATTGGACTTTGCCAAGAAATTTGAACCCAAACATAGGTTGCAAAGGCACGGACTGTTTGAGAAAAAGCAGCAAACCAGGAAGCAGAGGAAAGAAAGGAAGAACAGGATGAAGAAGGTTAGAGGAACCAAGAAGAGCAAGGTTGGAGCCGCAGCCAAAAAG tAA
- the RpS24 gene encoding small ribosomal subunit protein eS24 isoform X1 — protein MTEGTATVRTRKFMSNRLLCRKQMVVDVLHPGQPSVKKIDIREKLAKMYKVTPDVVFVFGFRTNFGGGKSTGFALIYDTLDFAKKFEPKHRLQRHGLFEKKQQTRKQRKERKNRMKKVRGTKKSKVGAAAKKGGK, from the exons atg ACGGAAGGAACTGCTACAGTCCGAACCAGAAAGTTCATGAGCAACAGGCTGCTATGCCGCAAGCAAATGGTCGTGGACGTTCTACACCCTGGTCAACCCTCAGTCAAGAAAATTGATATCCGGGAGAAATTGGCCAAGATGTACAAA GTGACCCCCGATGTAGTCTTTGTATTTGGTTTCCGAACCAATTTTGGTGGTGGCAAATCTACAGGCTTTGCCCTCATTTATGACACATTGGACTTTGCCAAGAAATTTGAACCCAAACATAGGTTGCAAAGGCACGGACTGTTTGAGAAAAAGCAGCAAACCAGGAAGCAGAGGAAAGAAAGGAAGAACAGGATGAAGAAGGTTAGAGGAACCAAGAAGAGCAAGGTTGGAGCCGCAGCCAAAAAG ggagggaaatga
- the LOC136344456 gene encoding caspase-1-like isoform X2 yields MDETDGACVGKLKNSLCKKTNLKDNLEVGQVGDTITNNNNNEESLLRMEGSATAPTILTDLSYYKMDHQYRGLLIIFNHEKYEKETKLNGQPRLGTDKDVEKIRSAFKAIGFEVHMFKDMLLHEIRQQIDLYVKSQHYHRLRDCFAIFVLTHGDQNLLWARDACYDPADVIWSKLTGDKCPALAACQGDKLDPGVKLIFPRSPRTEVDGGFFQEIPVCADFLLCYATYPGYYAFRNERKGSYWVTVLCEELVKRYVHTDIMHILTMVNNRMGIEFSSYNSDKVKNNKRQISYFSSSLTKILVFGQKMRT; encoded by the exons ATGGATGAGACCGACGGTGCTTGTGTGGGAAAGCTAAAAAACAGCCTCTGTAAGAAGACCAATTTGAAAGACAATCTCGAAGTAGGGCAGGT CGGAGACACTATTaccaataacaacaacaatgaAGAATCCTTGCTTAGAATGGAGGGATCTGCCACTGCACCAACAATATTAACTGATCTGAGCTACTATAAAATGGACCATCAATATCGGggtcttttaattattttcaatcatGAAAAGTACGAGAAGGAGACCAAACTGAATGGACAGCCCAGACTTGGTACAGATAAAGATGTTGAGAAAATTCGCTCTGCCTTTAAAGCAATTGGTTTCGAAGTGCACATGTTTAAAGATATGTTACTCCATGAGATTCGACAACAAATTGATTTAT ATGTAAAAAGTCAGCACTATCACAGACTTAGAGACTGCTTTGCTATATTTGTGCTCACTCATGGAGATCAAAATCTTTTGTGGGCAAGAGATGCTTGCTATGACCCTGCAGATGTGATATGGAGCAAACTCACTGGGGACAAATGTCCTGCTTTAGCTG CCTGCCAGGGGGATAAATTGGATCCtggcgtcaaattaatcttcCCACGATCTCCAAGAACAGAAGTTGATGGGggattttttcaagaaattcctGTATGTGCAGATTTTCTATTATGTTATGCCACTTATCCAG GCTACTATGCCTTCAGAAATGAAAGGAAAGGCTCCTATTGGGTTACAGTGCTGTGTGAAGAGCTGGTAAAACGATATGTACACACTGATATAATGCATATCTTAACAATGGTTAATAATAGAATGGGCATTGAATTTTCATCTTATAATTCtgacaaagtgaaaaataacaaaagacAAATCTCATATTTTAGTTCGTCACTGACTAAAATACTAGTTTTTGGTCAGAAAATGAGAACCTAA
- the RpS24 gene encoding small ribosomal subunit protein eS24 isoform X2, with protein sequence MTEGTATVRTRKFMSNRLLCRKQMVVDVLHPGQPSVKKIDIREKLAKMYKVTPDVVFVFGFRTNFGGGKSTGFALIYDTLDFAKKFEPKHRLQRHGLFEKKQQTRKQRKERKNRMKKVRGTKKSKVGAAAKKGGK encoded by the exons ATG ACGGAAGGAACTGCTACAGTCCGAACCAGAAAGTTCATGAGCAACAGGCTGCTATGCCGCAAGCAAATGGTCGTGGACGTTCTACACCCTGGTCAACCCTCAGTCAAGAAAATTGATATCCGGGAGAAATTGGCCAAGATGTACAAA GTGACCCCCGATGTAGTCTTTGTATTTGGTTTCCGAACCAATTTTGGTGGTGGCAAATCTACAGGCTTTGCCCTCATTTATGACACATTGGACTTTGCCAAGAAATTTGAACCCAAACATAGGTTGCAAAGGCACGGACTGTTTGAGAAAAAGCAGCAAACCAGGAAGCAGAGGAAAGAAAGGAAGAACAGGATGAAGAAGGTTAGAGGAACCAAGAAGAGCAAGGTTGGAGCCGCAGCCAAAAAG ggagggaaatga
- the LOC136344414 gene encoding uncharacterized protein → MAAKWCVALLVTVLVVAVLHSCAAAPHPNHAELLEKSLAEYLSHDKDLLHDLKELGFDDKATPARAKRQSDLDNNDAELLGEEGKPGFFDKAAKFVMELLQKFLRWINTDDS, encoded by the exons ATGGCGGCTAAATGGTGTGTAGCTCTCCTAGTTACTGTGCTGGTTGTAGCTGTGCTCCACAGCTGCGCAGCG GCCCCTCATCCGAACCATGCGGAACTACTCGAGAAGAGCTTAGCAGAGTACCTGAGCCATGACAAGGACCTTCTACACGACCTCAAGGAACTGGGATTTG ATGACAAAGCTACCCCTGCCAGGGCAAAGCGCCAGTCGGACCTCGATAATAACGACGCGGAGCTCCTAGGCGAGGAAGGCAAACCCGGATTTTTCGACAAGGCAGCCAAATTCGTAATGGAGCTCCTCCAGAAATTTCTCAGATGGATTAATACGGACGATAGTTAA
- the LOC136344456 gene encoding caspase-1-like isoform X1 has protein sequence MDETDGACVGKLKNSLCKKTNLKDNLEVGQVGDTITNNNNNEESLLRMEGSATAPTILTDLSYYKMDHQYRGLLIIFNHEKYEKETKLNGQPRLGTDKDVEKIRSAFKAIGFEVHMFKDMLLHEIRQQIDLYVKSQHYHRLRDCFAIFVLTHGDQNLLWARDACYDPADVIWSKLTGDKCPALAGKPKLMFFQACQGDKLDPGVKLIFPRSPRTEVDGGFFQEIPVCADFLLCYATYPGYYAFRNERKGSYWVTVLCEELVKRYVHTDIMHILTMVNNRMGIEFSSYNSDKVKNNKRQISYFSSSLTKILVFGQKMRT, from the exons ATGGATGAGACCGACGGTGCTTGTGTGGGAAAGCTAAAAAACAGCCTCTGTAAGAAGACCAATTTGAAAGACAATCTCGAAGTAGGGCAGGT CGGAGACACTATTaccaataacaacaacaatgaAGAATCCTTGCTTAGAATGGAGGGATCTGCCACTGCACCAACAATATTAACTGATCTGAGCTACTATAAAATGGACCATCAATATCGGggtcttttaattattttcaatcatGAAAAGTACGAGAAGGAGACCAAACTGAATGGACAGCCCAGACTTGGTACAGATAAAGATGTTGAGAAAATTCGCTCTGCCTTTAAAGCAATTGGTTTCGAAGTGCACATGTTTAAAGATATGTTACTCCATGAGATTCGACAACAAATTGATTTAT ATGTAAAAAGTCAGCACTATCACAGACTTAGAGACTGCTTTGCTATATTTGTGCTCACTCATGGAGATCAAAATCTTTTGTGGGCAAGAGATGCTTGCTATGACCCTGCAGATGTGATATGGAGCAAACTCACTGGGGACAAATGTCCTGCTTTAGCTG gaaaacctaaattaatgtttttccaaGCCTGCCAGGGGGATAAATTGGATCCtggcgtcaaattaatcttcCCACGATCTCCAAGAACAGAAGTTGATGGGggattttttcaagaaattcctGTATGTGCAGATTTTCTATTATGTTATGCCACTTATCCAG GCTACTATGCCTTCAGAAATGAAAGGAAAGGCTCCTATTGGGTTACAGTGCTGTGTGAAGAGCTGGTAAAACGATATGTACACACTGATATAATGCATATCTTAACAATGGTTAATAATAGAATGGGCATTGAATTTTCATCTTATAATTCtgacaaagtgaaaaataacaaaagacAAATCTCATATTTTAGTTCGTCACTGACTAAAATACTAGTTTTTGGTCAGAAAATGAGAACCTAA
- the LOC136344412 gene encoding uncharacterized protein isoform X2, with product MSINRKIFALVVLLACSFQHAESACERSAILLGAEDVCWGSTVKVVDRIQYTTKSVLNFAKEKLGLDKDEPFNPQQCDYYQCIFKQMKLLNENGYPNYEKMVDWVDKNVIYNHAKTQYDLLKQCNRDLTDSIESDTYFSGSSSSKSVEGLKLQNKCEVSQEFMKCIANNTQCTIFMYP from the exons ATGTCCATAAACAGGAAGATATTTGCTTTGGTCGTGTTGTTGGCGTGTAGTTTTCAA CATGCTGAATCTGCCTGCGAAAGATCAGCAATTCTTCTGGGCGCTGAAGATGTTTGCTGGGGAAGTACTGTGAAGGTAGTCGACCGGATTCAATACACCACTAAAAGCGTGCTTAATTTCGCTAAGGAGAAGCTGGGATTGGACAAGGACGAACCGTTCAATCCCCAACaa TGCGACTATTACCAATGCATTTTCAAGCAAATGAAGTTG cTAAATGAGAACGGATATCccaattatgaaaaaatggtcGACTGGGTCGACAAAAACGTGATTTATAATCATGCGAAGACCCAATATGATTTGCTCAAGCAATGCAATAGGGACTTAACTGATAGCATAG aGTCTGATACCTATTTTTCTGGAAGCTCTTCGTCTAAAAGTGTAG AAGGATTAAAACTGCAGAACAAGTGCGAGGTCTCCCAGGAATTTATGAAATGCATTGCAAATAATACTCAG TGCACTATCTTCATGTATCCATAA